Genomic DNA from Theropithecus gelada isolate Dixy chromosome 1, Tgel_1.0, whole genome shotgun sequence:
TGTTGCCATGGGCGGGGTACAGAGGGTGGCCTCTGGGTGGCTCTACAGGCAGCAGTGGCCATCAGGCAGCCAGCATCCCCCAGGGAGGCATGAGACCTCCGCGAGGACTGTCCACACCTGGAGCCAGCCCCTGGACTGCCTTGGGGGCTGCTGCGCTCTGGTCCGAGGGCATCAGCTGGGGGAGAATCTAGCCTGCTTGGGGCAAAGGCAGCCAGAGATGCCACCCCGTCTCCTGCATGTCACCCTTGTCTCTGGCCCTCCCTGCATGTGGAGGGAGCTGTGGGCGACTGGGGAGTGCTATTGGCCTCATTCCTCCCTTACCACATGCTGAGCCCCCCTCTGGGCCTGGCTGTGGCCCAGCTCACCGGGAGGCAGCAGGCATAAAGCGACCACACCCAGAGGTCTTGCCAAGGGTGGGCCTGGGTGCCTTCCCAGCCTGGCATCAGGGAAGTCCCTGGAGGAACGTGGTCCGCAGGTTCGCTCCAGGCCCCTGAGCCCGGGGGCATTTCCTCGCAGCGTGTGGAGGATGCTGACCTGCTGGGCCGGCCATTCCCAGGCTCTCCCGAGTGGTTCAGGACGGGAAGACATGGCAGTTTTCTTCCGAGAGCTTTATTTGTGAACCCTCTTGCAGTGTCACGCTGAGTCCCCGCCAGGGCCTCCTGAGGATCCCACTAAGGGGCATCTTCCAGGGCGCGAAGGTGGTGCGAGGCCCCGACTGGGAGTGGGGCTCACAGGATGGTGAGTGGAGGCAGACGGGCAGAGGGCAGGGCCCGGCTGTGGCTGGCTCATGGCTCAGTCTCAAGGCACAGCCTTAGCCTGCTGGCGGGGGCTCTTTCcccaggaggggaagggaaaccAGGCCGTGTGGTGGACATCCGTGGCTGGGATGTGGAGACAGGCCGGAGTGTGGCCAGCGTGACGTGGGCTGATGGTACCACGAACGTGTACCGTGTGGGCCACAAGGGCAAGGTGGACCTCAAGTGTGTGGGCGAGGCAGCGGGCGGCTTCTACTACAAGGACCACCTCCCAAGGCTTGGTATGAGGCTGTCCCACTGACCCCATCAGCCCTCCTACCCAGGCTGAAGTCCCAGAGGGGAGGAACCGCTGCCTGAGGCCTGCCACCCTCCCCCAGGCAAGCCGGCCGAGCTGCAGCGCAGGGTGAGTGCTGACGGTCAACCCTTCCAGCACGGGGACAAGGTCAAATGTCTGCTGGACACTGACGTCCTGCGGGAGATGCAGGAAGGCCACGGCGGCTGGAACCCCAGGATGGCGGAGGTGAGCCGCCCCACCGTGGAGCCCTGTGTGCCCTGCCCTCCCAGCCCTGCGGAcccccagccccttcctccccAAGCGTCCAGCCCGACCCAGCCACAGCTCCATGACCCGCCACAGTTTATCGGACAGACGGGCACCGTGCATCGCATCACGGACCGCGGGGACGTGCGCGTGCAGTTCAACCACGAGACGCGCTGGACCTTCCACCCCGGGGCGCTCACCAAGGTGCCTGGGGGGCTGGGCTGCACCCCATCTGTTTGCTTCTGTAACCCCTTCCATGTATCCACTCGGCCTCGGGGGGTCAGGCAGGACTAGGGTGCCAGCTGTACGCACGAGTCCCCAGCCCTGAAGGAAGGGTAGGGACTGGTGGGTGGGGTCAAGGAGAGGAGGGGGTTGGGTGTGAAGGAACCCAGAGGAGGGTATGTCTCTGGGAGCTGGCGTGGCTGATATGGGCAGGTTAGGGCCTCCCTCGGTTCCAGGACACCAGGAAGGCAGGACAGCTTCGTGGGCGGGAGGGAGGCAGCTGGGCTAAGATGCTCCTGGTTAGTGCTGTATGGGGGCCGATGGGGGTGGCTGGTTAGGACAGGGAGGTGCACGTTTGGCCTAGGGTGGCGGTCCCCTAGTGGTGTGGGAGGTAGTGAGGGCTGCCTGGGAAGCAGGATGgcagggaaggggctggaggTGGTGGCGGTGGCAGCTTGGATGGCCCTGGGAGGGGCAGGCCCAGGACAAAGCATCAGAGCTCAAATCTGGATCTGGGGTCCTGGATACCAGGCACCTTTGAGGAAGCGCCAAGGGGAGTCATGAGATGGGCTTGTAGAGTGAGTTCCCTGCATATGAGGGCTCAGGTGGGGCAGAGTGGGCCCGCCCTGCACCCCAATGTCCTGGGGCCCCACCCCCACACTGGCTCACGGGGCCCTGGCCATGCTGCCTGCTGCTGGTCAGCGTATAGCTCCCCACGGCCGGCCACCTCGGCTTCACACCTGCCCAGAGCTGGCTTCTATCTGCCTGGACACTCCTCCCATGGCTCTGGGGCTGGGGACACCCAGGGCTGCCTTGGACACCTGGGGCTCTCGTCCAGCCAGAGCCTCTGGCAGTGCTTGGGGTCGGGCCGGGGCCGAGTCAGGCCTGCCTGTCTTGTGGAGCTCAGCGGGTTGCCCTCCTGTGCTCCATGAGCCTGGGCAGCCACACACAGCTGGGGGGCCCCTCACGCCCCTCTCTGTTGCTCAGCACCACTCCTTCTGGGTGGGCGATGTGGTCCGGGTCATCGGCGACCTTGACACGGTGAAGCggctgcaggctgggcatggcgaGTGGACGGACGACATGGCCCCTGTGAGTCCCCTTGCCCCCCCCGCCGCTAGAGCCGCTGCCCCCCACACCTGCAGCCTGCTGtgaccccctcccctccccgcaggCCCTGGGCCGCATCGGGAAAGTGGTGAAAGTGTTTGGAGACGGGAACCTGCGTGTAGCAGTCGCTGGTCAGCGGTGGACCTTCAGCCCCTCCTGCCTGGTGGCCTACCGGCCCGAGGAGGATGCCAACCTGGACGTGGCTGAGCGCGCCCGGGAGAACAAAAGTGCGGCACAGCTCAGGTGGCCGTGGGCGGTGGGGCTGCCCCTGGCCACTGCTAACCTCAGCCCTCCCCCGCAGGCTCACTGAGCGTGGCCCTGGACAAGCTTCGGGCCCAGAAGAGTGACCCAGAGCACCCAGGAAGGCTGGTGGTGGAGGTGGCGCTGGGTAATATGGCCCGGGCTCTGGACCTGCTGCGGAGGCGTCCAGAGCAGGCGAGCTCCCGCCCCCGTCCTCCCACACCGTCCAGTCTGAGGGTGAGGGGCAGAAGGCCAGGGACTCACCTGCTGGCTCTCCTGGCAGGTGGACACCAAGAACCAAGGCAGGACCGCTCTGCAAGTGGCTGCCTACCTGGGTCAGGTGGACTTGGTACGGCTGCTGCTACAAGCCAGGGCAGGCGTGGACCTGCCGGACGATGAGGGCAACACGGCGCTGCACTACGCGGCCCTGGGGTGAGGTCTGGGAGGGGCCCGGGAGGGGCCTGGCAGGGCTGAGCCTGTGTGTCCAGCCAGTGGGCACAGCGCCCTCCCTCTCACGTCCTCTCCCGTCAGGAACCAGCCTGAGGTCGGCAGGGTGCTCCTGAATGCTGGGTGCCGGGCAGATGCCATCAACAGCACCCAGAGCACAGCGCTGCACGTGGCCGTGCAGAggggcttcctggaggtggtgCGGGCCCTGTGTGAGCATGGCTGTGACGTCAACCTGCCTGTGAGTTCTGCTTCCACCTGGCCTGGGTGCCGCCGGCCCGTGAGCGCTGCTCCCTGGGTGCCGCCTGCCCGTGAGCGCTGCTCCCTGGGTGCCCCCTGCCCGTGAGCGCTGCTCCCTGGGTGCCGCCTGCCCGTGAGCGCTGCTCCCTGGGTGCCCCCTGCCCGTGAGTGCTGCTCCCTGGGTGCCCCCTGCCCGTGAGTGCTGCTCCCTGGGTGCCCTGGCTCTTGACCCAAGCAGAAGTCACCCCAAGTGACCACGGACTCTGCCCCAGCAGGATGCCCACTCGGACACGCCCCTGCACTCCGCCATCTCGGCGGGCACTGGCGCCAGTGGCATCGTCGAGGTCCTCACGGAGGTGCCAAACATCGATGTCACCGCCACCAACAGCCAGGGTTTCACCTTGCTGCACCATGCCTCCCTCAAAGGCCACGCGCTGTGAGTGTGGAGTGGGCACACAGCTGTGGCCAGcctcttgctgtgctgcccagggaCAGTCCCAGGTCCCAGACCAACCTCCCTACTCCCACAGAGCTGTGAGAAAGATTCTGGCTCGGGCACGGCAGCTGGTGGACGCCAAGAAGGAGGACGGCTTCACGGCGCTCCACCTGGCCGCCCTCAACAACCACCGTGAGGTGGCCCAGATCCTCATCCGGGAGGTGAGGGCGCGGCCCAGGCCTGCCCAAGGACCAGGGAGCGGGAGGCCCACTGGGGTCCCTGGTCTGAGCCCGTGCCCACCCCTCCCCAGGGCCGCTGTGACGTGAATGTGCGCAACCGGAAGCTGCAGTCCCCGCTGCATCTAGCCGTGCAGCAGGCCCATGTGGGGCTGGTGCCACTGCTGGTGGACGCTGGGTGCAGTGTCAACGCCGAGGACGAGGAGGGGGACACAGCCCTGCACGTGGCGCTGCAGCGTCATCAGCTGCTGCCCCTGGTGGCTGATGGGGCCGGGGGGGACCCAGGGCCCTTGCAGCTGATGTCCAGGGTGAGGAAGTGTCCAGTGATGGCCCAGGGAGCCAGGCGTTCTGGGGGTGGAGCAGACGGAACCAAGTTCTATGTGATCCTTCAGCCTGCACCCCTAGGCAGCCTGGGAGAGGGGTGGTGcccatggggtggggagaggtggggcTTAGGGTCTCAGAGTTCACCCAGCAGGGTGCCCCTCTTGCCTGTCCCACCTGGGTTCCGGAAGAGGTGCCCCTGCCTTCTATTTTAGACCTGGGGCGCCGACTGCTGGGGCTGCCGGGTGCCAGGAGACGCCTCCTTCGGGCCTGCCCCGGCGCCCGCCCTCACCGGCGTCTGTCCTGCCGCCCAGCTACAGGCCTCGGGCCTCCCCGGCAGCGCGGAGCTGACGGTGGGCGCGGCGGTCGC
This window encodes:
- the MIB2 gene encoding E3 ubiquitin-protein ligase MIB2 isoform X5 → MDPSAHRSQAARPTMDPSAHRSRAARPTMDPSAHRSRAAPPNMDPDPQAGVQVGMRVVRGVDWKWGQQDGGEGGVGTVVELGRHGSPSTPDRTVVVQWDQGTRTNYRAGYQGAHDLLLYDNAQIGVRHPNIICDCCKKHGLRGMRWKCRVCLDYDLCTQCYMHNKHELAHAFDRYETAHSRPVTLSPRQGLLRIPLRGIFQGAKVVRGPDWEWGSQDGGEGKPGRVVDIRGWDVETGRSVASVTWADGTTNVYRVGHKGKVDLKCVGEAAGGFYYKDHLPRLGKPAELQRRVSADGQPFQHGDKVKCLLDTDVLREMQEGHGGWNPRMAEFIGQTGTVHRITDRGDVRVQFNHETRWTFHPGALTKHHSFWVGDVVRVIGDLDTVKRLQAGHGEWTDDMAPALGRIGKVVKVFGDGNLRVAVAGQRWTFSPSCLVAYRPEEDANLDVAERARENKSSLSVALDKLRAQKSDPEHPGRLVVEVALGNMARALDLLRRRPEQVDTKNQGRTALQVAAYLGQVDLVRLLLQARAGVDLPDDEGNTALHYAALGNQPEVGRVLLNAGCRADAINSTQSTALHVAVQRGFLEVVRALCEHGCDVNLPDAHSDTPLHSAISAGTGASGIVEVLTEVPNIDVTATNSQGFTLLHHASLKGHALAVRKILARARQLVDAKKEDGFTALHLAALNNHREVAQILIREGRCDVNVRNRKLQSPLHLAVQQAHVGLVPLLVDAGCSVNAEDEEGDTALHVALQRHQLLPLVADGAGGDPGPLQLMSRLQASGLPGSAELTVGAAVACFLALEGADVSYTNHRGRSPLDLAAEGRVLKALQGCAQRFRERQAGGGAAPGPRHALGTPNTVTNLHVGAAPGPEAAECLVCSELALLVLFSPCQHRTVCEECARRMKKCIRCQVAVSKKLRADGSEVASAAPAPGPPRQLVEELQSRYRQMEERITCPICIDSHIRLVFQCGHGACAPCGSALSACPICRQPIRDRIQIFV
- the MIB2 gene encoding E3 ubiquitin-protein ligase MIB2 isoform X6, which produces MGWKPSEARGQSQSLQASGLQPKSLKAAGRATGRPDRSRAARPTMDPSAHRSQAARPTMDPSAHRSRAARPTMDPSAHRSRAAPPNMDPDPQAGVQVGMRVVRGVDWKWGQQDGGEGGVGTVVELGRHGSPSTPDRTVVVQWDQGTRTNYRAGYQGAHDLLLYDNAQIGVRHPNIICDCCKKHGLRGMRWKCRVCLDYDLCTQCYMHNKHELAHAFDRYETAHSRPVTLSPRQGLLRIPLRGIFQGAKVVRGPDWEWGSQDGGEGKPGRVVDIRGWDVETGRSVASVTWADGTTNVYRVGHKGKVDLKCVGEAAGGFYYKDHLPRLGKPAELQRRVSADGQPFQHGDKVKCLLDTDVLREMQEGHGGWNPRMAEFIGQTGTVHRITDRGDVRVQFNHETRWTFHPGALTKHHSFWVGDVVRVIGDLDTVKRLQAGHGEWTDDMAPALGRIGKVVKVFGDGNLRVAVAGQRWTFSPSCLVAYRPEEDANLDVAERARENKSSLSVALDKLRAQKSDPEHPGRLVVEVALGNMARALDLLRRRPEQVDTKNQGRTALQVAAYLGQVDLVRLLLQARAGVDLPDDEGNTALHYAALGNQPEVGRVLLNAGCRADAINSTQSTALHVAVQRGFLEVVRALCEHGCDVNLPDAHSDTPLHSAISAGTGASGIVEVLTEVPNIDVTATNSQGFTLLHHASLKGHALAVRKILARARQLVDAKKEDGFTALHLAALNNHREVAQILIREGRCDVNVRNRKLQSPLHLAVQQAHVGLVPLLVDAGCSVNAEDEEGDTALHVALQRHQLLPLVADGAGGDPGPLQLMSRLQASGLPGSAELTVGAAVACFLALEGADVSYTNHRGRSPLDLAAEGRVLKALQGCAQRFRERQAGGGAAPGPRHALGTPNTVTNLHVGAAPGPEAAECLVCSELALLVLFSPCQHRTVCEECARRMKKCIRCQVAVSKKLRAGRAPPSQGSHPGPRPARGHGLLQTTPCP
- the MIB2 gene encoding E3 ubiquitin-protein ligase MIB2 isoform X9 — encoded protein: MDPDPQAGVQVGMRVVRGVDWKWGQQDGGEGGVGTVVELGRHGSPSTPDRTVVVQWDQGTRTNYRAGYQGAHDLLLYDNAQIGVRHPNIICDCCKKHGLRGMRWKCRVCLDYDLCTQCYMHNKHELAHAFDRYETAHSRPVTLSPRQGLLRIPLRGIFQGAKVVRGPDWEWGSQDGKPAELQRRVSADGQPFQHGDKVKCLLDTDVLREMQEGHGGWNPRMAEFIGQTGTVHRITDRGDVRVQFNHETRWTFHPGALTKHHSFWVGDVVRVIGDLDTVKRLQAGHGEWTDDMAPALGRIGKVVKVFGDGNLRVAVAGQRWTFSPSCLVAYRPEEDANLDVAERARENKSSLSVALDKLRAQKSDPEHPGRLVVEVALGNMARALDLLRRRPEQVDTKNQGRTALQVAAYLGQVDLVRLLLQARAGVDLPDDEGNTALHYAALGNQPEVGRVLLNAGCRADAINSTQSTALHVAVQRGFLEVVRALCEHGCDVNLPDAHSDTPLHSAISAGTGASGIVEVLTEVPNIDVTATNSQGFTLLHHASLKGHALAVRKILARARQLVDAKKEDGFTALHLAALNNHREVAQILIREGRCDVNVRNRKLQSPLHLAVQQAHVGLVPLLVDAGCSVNAEDEEGDTALHVALQRHQLLPLVADGAGGDPGPLQLMSRLQASGLPGSAELTVGAAVACFLALEGADVSYTNHRGRSPLDLAAEGRVLKALQGCAQRFRVRAQNEEVHQVPGGRQQEATRRRL
- the MIB2 gene encoding E3 ubiquitin-protein ligase MIB2 isoform X8, with product MRWKCRVCLDYDLCTQCYMHNKHELAHAFDRYETAHSRPVTLSPRQGLLRIPLRGIFQGAKVVRGPDWEWGSQDGGEGKPGRVVDIRGWDVETGRSVASVTWADGTTNVYRVGHKGKVDLKCVGEAAGGFYYKDHLPRLGKPAELQRRVSADGQPFQHGDKVKCLLDTDVLREMQEGHGGWNPRMAEFIGQTGTVHRITDRGDVRVQFNHETRWTFHPGALTKHHSFWVGDVVRVIGDLDTVKRLQAGHGEWTDDMAPALGRIGKVVKVFGDGNLRVAVAGQRWTFSPSCLVAYRPEEDANLDVAERARENKSSLSVALDKLRAQKSDPEHPGRLVVEVALGNMARALDLLRRRPEQVDTKNQGRTALQVAAYLGQVDLVRLLLQARAGVDLPDDEGNTALHYAALGNQPEVGRVLLNAGCRADAINSTQSTALHVAVQRGFLEVVRALCEHGCDVNLPDAHSDTPLHSAISAGTGASGIVEVLTEVPNIDVTATNSQGFTLLHHASLKGHALAVRKILARARQLVDAKKEDGFTALHLAALNNHREVAQILIREGRCDVNVRNRKLQSPLHLAVQQAHVGLVPLLVDAGCSVNAEDEEGDTALHVALQRHQLLPLVADGAGGDPGPLQLMSRLQASGLPGSAELTVGAAVACFLALEGADVSYTNHRGRSPLDLAAEGRVLKALQGCAQRFRERQAGGGAAPGPRHALGTPNTVTNLHVGAAPGPEAAECLVCSELALLVLFSPCQHRTVCEECARRMKKCIRCQVAVSKKLRADGSEVASAAPAPGPPRQLVEELQSRYRQMEERITCPICIDSHIRLVFQCGHGACAPCGSALSACPICRQPIRDRIQIFV
- the MIB2 gene encoding E3 ubiquitin-protein ligase MIB2 isoform X2, with translation MGWKPSEARGQSQSLQASGLQPKSLKAAGRATGRPDRSRAARPTMDPSAHRSRAAPPNMDPDPQAGVQVGMRVVRGVDWKWGQQDGGEGGVGTVVELGRHGSPSTPDRTVVVQWDQGTRTNYRAGYQGAHDLLLYDNAQIGVRHPNIICDCCKKHGLRGMRWKCRVCLDYDLCTQCYMHNKHELAHAFDRYETAHSRPVTLSPRQGLLRIPLRGIFQGAKVVRGPDWEWGSQDGGEGKPGRVVDIRGWDVETGRSVASVTWADGTTNVYRVGHKGKVDLKCVGEAAGGFYYKDHLPRLGKPAELQRRVSADGQPFQHGDKVKCLLDTDVLREMQEGHGGWNPRMAEFIGQTGTVHRITDRGDVRVQFNHETRWTFHPGALTKHHSFWVGDVVRVIGDLDTVKRLQAGHGEWTDDMAPALGRIGKVVKVFGDGNLRVAVAGQRWTFSPSCLVAYRPEEDANLDVAERARENKSSLSVALDKLRAQKSDPEHPGRLVVEVALGNMARALDLLRRRPEQVDTKNQGRTALQVAAYLGQVDLVRLLLQARAGVDLPDDEGNTALHYAALGNQPEVGRVLLNAGCRADAINSTQSTALHVAVQRGFLEVVRALCEHGCDVNLPDAHSDTPLHSAISAGTGASGIVEVLTEVPNIDVTATNSQGFTLLHHASLKGHALAVRKILARARQLVDAKKEDGFTALHLAALNNHREVAQILIREGRCDVNVRNRKLQSPLHLAVQQAHVGLVPLLVDAGCSVNAEDEEGDTALHVALQRHQLLPLVADGAGGDPGPLQLMSRLQASGLPGSAELTVGAAVACFLALEGADVSYTNHRGRSPLDLAAEGRVLKALQGCAQRFRERQAGGGAAPGPRHALGTPNTVTNLHVGAAPGPEAAECLVCSELALLVLFSPCQHRTVCEECARRMKKCIRCQVAVSKKLRADGSEVASAAPAPGPPRQLVEELQSRYRQMEERITCPICIDSHIRLVFQCGHGACAPCGSALSACPICRQPIRDRIQIFV
- the MIB2 gene encoding E3 ubiquitin-protein ligase MIB2 isoform X4; translation: MGWKPSEARGQSQSLQASGLQPKSLKAAGRATGRPDRSRAAPPNMDPDPQAGVQVGMRVVRGVDWKWGQQDGGEGGVGTVVELGRHGSPSTPDRTVVVQWDQGTRTNYRAGYQGAHDLLLYDNAQIGVRHPNIICDCCKKHGLRGMRWKCRVCLDYDLCTQCYMHNKHELAHAFDRYETAHSRPVTLSPRQGLLRIPLRGIFQGAKVVRGPDWEWGSQDGGEGKPGRVVDIRGWDVETGRSVASVTWADGTTNVYRVGHKGKVDLKCVGEAAGGFYYKDHLPRLGKPAELQRRVSADGQPFQHGDKVKCLLDTDVLREMQEGHGGWNPRMAEFIGQTGTVHRITDRGDVRVQFNHETRWTFHPGALTKHHSFWVGDVVRVIGDLDTVKRLQAGHGEWTDDMAPALGRIGKVVKVFGDGNLRVAVAGQRWTFSPSCLVAYRPEEDANLDVAERARENKSSLSVALDKLRAQKSDPEHPGRLVVEVALGNMARALDLLRRRPEQVDTKNQGRTALQVAAYLGQVDLVRLLLQARAGVDLPDDEGNTALHYAALGNQPEVGRVLLNAGCRADAINSTQSTALHVAVQRGFLEVVRALCEHGCDVNLPDAHSDTPLHSAISAGTGASGIVEVLTEVPNIDVTATNSQGFTLLHHASLKGHALAVRKILARARQLVDAKKEDGFTALHLAALNNHREVAQILIREGRCDVNVRNRKLQSPLHLAVQQAHVGLVPLLVDAGCSVNAEDEEGDTALHVALQRHQLLPLVADGAGGDPGPLQLMSRLQASGLPGSAELTVGAAVACFLALEGADVSYTNHRGRSPLDLAAEGRVLKALQGCAQRFRERQAGGGAAPGPRHALGTPNTVTNLHVGAAPGPEAAECLVCSELALLVLFSPCQHRTVCEECARRMKKCIRCQVAVSKKLRADGSEVASAAPAPGPPRQLVEELQSRYRQMEERITCPICIDSHIRLVFQCGHGACAPCGSALSACPICRQPIRDRIQIFV
- the MIB2 gene encoding E3 ubiquitin-protein ligase MIB2 isoform X1 produces the protein MGWKPSEARGQSQSLQASGLQPKSLKAAGRATGRPDRSRAARPTMDPSAHRSQAARPTMDPSAHRSRAARPTMDPSAHRSRAAPPNMDPDPQAGVQVGMRVVRGVDWKWGQQDGGEGGVGTVVELGRHGSPSTPDRTVVVQWDQGTRTNYRAGYQGAHDLLLYDNAQIGVRHPNIICDCCKKHGLRGMRWKCRVCLDYDLCTQCYMHNKHELAHAFDRYETAHSRPVTLSPRQGLLRIPLRGIFQGAKVVRGPDWEWGSQDGGEGKPGRVVDIRGWDVETGRSVASVTWADGTTNVYRVGHKGKVDLKCVGEAAGGFYYKDHLPRLGKPAELQRRVSADGQPFQHGDKVKCLLDTDVLREMQEGHGGWNPRMAEFIGQTGTVHRITDRGDVRVQFNHETRWTFHPGALTKHHSFWVGDVVRVIGDLDTVKRLQAGHGEWTDDMAPALGRIGKVVKVFGDGNLRVAVAGQRWTFSPSCLVAYRPEEDANLDVAERARENKSSLSVALDKLRAQKSDPEHPGRLVVEVALGNMARALDLLRRRPEQVDTKNQGRTALQVAAYLGQVDLVRLLLQARAGVDLPDDEGNTALHYAALGNQPEVGRVLLNAGCRADAINSTQSTALHVAVQRGFLEVVRALCEHGCDVNLPDAHSDTPLHSAISAGTGASGIVEVLTEVPNIDVTATNSQGFTLLHHASLKGHALAVRKILARARQLVDAKKEDGFTALHLAALNNHREVAQILIREGRCDVNVRNRKLQSPLHLAVQQAHVGLVPLLVDAGCSVNAEDEEGDTALHVALQRHQLLPLVADGAGGDPGPLQLMSRLQASGLPGSAELTVGAAVACFLALEGADVSYTNHRGRSPLDLAAEGRVLKALQGCAQRFRERQAGGGAAPGPRHALGTPNTVTNLHVGAAPGPEAAECLVCSELALLVLFSPCQHRTVCEECARRMKKCIRCQVAVSKKLRADGSEVASAAPAPGPPRQLVEELQSRYRQMEERITCPICIDSHIRLVFQCGHGACAPCGSALSACPICRQPIRDRIQIFV
- the MIB2 gene encoding E3 ubiquitin-protein ligase MIB2 isoform X3, which translates into the protein MGWKPSEARGQSQSLQASGLQPKSLKAAGRATGRPDRSRAARPTMDPSAHRSRAAPPNMDPDPQAGVQVGMRVVRGVDWKWGQQDGGEGGVGTVVELGRHGSPSTPDRTVVVQWDQGTRTNYRAGYQGAHDLLLYDNAQIGVRHPNIICDCCKKHGLRGMRWKCRVCLDYDLCTQCYMHNKHELAHAFDRYETAHSRPVTLSPRQGLLRIPLRGIFQGAKVVRGPDWEWGSQDGGEGKPGRVVDIRGWDVETGRSVASVTWADGTTNVYRVGHKGKVDLKCVGEAAGGFYYKDHLPRLGKPAELQRRVSADGQPFQHGDKVKCLLDTDVLREMQEGHGGWNPRMAETGTVHRITDRGDVRVQFNHETRWTFHPGALTKHHSFWVGDVVRVIGDLDTVKRLQAGHGEWTDDMAPALGRIGKVVKVFGDGNLRVAVAGQRWTFSPSCLVAYRPEEDANLDVAERARENKSSLSVALDKLRAQKSDPEHPGRLVVEVALGNMARALDLLRRRPEQVDTKNQGRTALQVAAYLGQVDLVRLLLQARAGVDLPDDEGNTALHYAALGNQPEVGRVLLNAGCRADAINSTQSTALHVAVQRGFLEVVRALCEHGCDVNLPDAHSDTPLHSAISAGTGASGIVEVLTEVPNIDVTATNSQGFTLLHHASLKGHALAVRKILARARQLVDAKKEDGFTALHLAALNNHREVAQILIREGRCDVNVRNRKLQSPLHLAVQQAHVGLVPLLVDAGCSVNAEDEEGDTALHVALQRHQLLPLVADGAGGDPGPLQLMSRLQASGLPGSAELTVGAAVACFLALEGADVSYTNHRGRSPLDLAAEGRVLKALQGCAQRFRERQAGGGAAPGPRHALGTPNTVTNLHVGAAPGPEAAECLVCSELALLVLFSPCQHRTVCEECARRMKKCIRCQVAVSKKLRADGSEVASAAPAPGPPRQLVEELQSRYRQMEERITCPICIDSHIRLVFQCGHGACAPCGSALSACPICRQPIRDRIQIFV
- the MIB2 gene encoding E3 ubiquitin-protein ligase MIB2 isoform X7, yielding MGWKPSEARGQSQSLQASGLQPKSLKAAGRATGRPDRSRAARPTMDPSAHRSRAAPPNMDPDPQAGVQVGMRVVRGVDWKWGQQDGGEGGVGTVVELGRHGSPSTPDRTVVVQWDQGTRTNYRAGYQGAHDLLLYDNAQIGVRHPNIICDCCKKHGLRGMRWKCRVCLDYDLCTQCYMHNKHELAHAFDRYETAHSRPVTLSPRQGLLRIPLRGIFQGAKVVRGPDWEWGSQDGKPAELQRRVSADGQPFQHGDKVKCLLDTDVLREMQEGHGGWNPRMAEFIGQTGTVHRITDRGDVRVQFNHETRWTFHPGALTKHHSFWVGDVVRVIGDLDTVKRLQAGHGEWTDDMAPALGRIGKVVKVFGDGNLRVAVAGQRWTFSPSCLVAYRPEEDANLDVAERARENKSSLSVALDKLRAQKSDPEHPGRLVVEVALGNMARALDLLRRRPEQVDTKNQGRTALQVAAYLGQVDLVRLLLQARAGVDLPDDEGNTALHYAALGNQPEVGRVLLNAGCRADAINSTQSTALHVAVQRGFLEVVRALCEHGCDVNLPDAHSDTPLHSAISAGTGASGIVEVLTEVPNIDVTATNSQGFTLLHHASLKGHALAVRKILARARQLVDAKKEDGFTALHLAALNNHREVAQILIREGRCDVNVRNRKLQSPLHLAVQQAHVGLVPLLVDAGCSVNAEDEEGDTALHVALQRHQLLPLVADGAGGDPGPLQLMSRLQASGLPGSAELTVGAAVACFLALEGADVSYTNHRGRSPLDLAAEGRVLKALQGCAQRFRERQAGGGAAPGPRHALGTPNTVTNLHVGAAPGPEAAECLVCSELALLVLFSPCQHRTVCEECARRMKKCIRCQVAVSKKLRADGSEVASAAPAPGPPRQLVEELQSRYRQMEERITCPICIDSHIRLVFQCGHGACAPCGSALSACPICRQPIRDRIQIFV